From the Solanum lycopersicum chromosome 10, SLM_r2.1 genome, one window contains:
- the LOC104644364 gene encoding uncharacterized protein: MMFLDEMDLSLWDPPENQVYTDVSSYARWEYNLYFDPRLDVIEADALNKKSCLQVLEIQENKADSEIREVEVDELMLQRQVAREDNTSLAASNKEIVNLESTLKTSQNENQLLAGTTLEERHAAEQATKVHSSKSTENEVMAVQNYDPSGEKGKEVVLAGTTLEERHAAEQATKVHSSKSTENEVMAVQNYDPSGMKGKEVVLAGTTLEERDAAEQATKEHSSKSTENEVMAVLNYDPFGMKGKEGVLAGATLEERHAAEQATKDHSSKSTENEVMAVQNYDPFGKEVVLARTTLEERHAAEQTTKEHSSESTENEVMAVQNYDPSGMKGKEVVLAGTTLEERHAAEQATKEHSSKSTENEVTAVQNYDPSGMKGKEVMHAGTVRTIGGTQPSLWNSMIGERRDPQRKLMGGGEYNGDNAITRTQQQLAGAKRSGDFAGISSTSQLHFRRRSETSLFAPLFHENNNLRNAQNMLVRSYDRTSQVPWNVHNAEVVFPMASLTPSSRMACIDNMSLVQLKALASQLNIVGVSKTRKADLQQLLRTKLQAQDWP, from the exons ATGATGTTTCTTGATGAGATGGATTTATCTCTTTGGGATCCACCTGAAAATCAAG TCTACACAGATGTAAGCAGCTATGCAAGATGGGAGTATAACTTGTATTTCGATCCGAGGCTTG ACGTGATCGAGGCAGATGCTTTAAACAAGAAATCATGTCTGCAAGTGTTGGAGATACAGGAAAACAAAGCTGATTCAGAAATTCGAGAAGTTGAAGTTGATGAACTTATGCTCCAGAGACAAGTTGCCCGTGAAGATAATACGAGTCTTGCTGCATCGAATAAGGAAATTGTTAACCTGGAGAGCACGCTAAAGACTTCACAGAATGAGAATCAGCTG CTTGCAGGAACAACTCTAGAGGAGAGACATGCTGCAGAACAAGCAACCAAAGTACATAGCAGCAAATCAACAGAAAATGAAGTGATGGCTGTTCAGAATTATGATCCATCTGGAGAGAAGGGAAAAGAAGTGGTGCTTGCAGGAACAACTCTAGAGGAGAGACATGCTGCAGAACAAGCAACCAAAGTACATAGCAGCAAATCAACAGAAAATGAAGTGATGGCTGTTCAGAATTATGATCCATCTGGAATGAAGGGAAAAGAAGTGGTGCTTGCAGGAACAACTCTAGAGGAGAGAGATGCTGCAGAACAAGCAACCAAAGAACACAGCAGTAAATCAACAGAAAATGAAGTGATGGCTGTTCTGAATTATGATCCATTTGGAAtgaagggaaaagaaggggtgCTTGCAGGAGCAACTCTAGAGGAGAGACATGCTGCAGAACAAGCAACCAAAGATCATAGCAGTAAATCAACAGAAAATGAAGTGATGGCTGTTCAGAATTATGATCCATTTGGAAAAGAAGTGGTGCTTGCACGAACAACTCTAGAGGAGAGACATGCTGCAGAACAAACAACCAAAGAACATAGCAGTGAATCAACAGAAAATGAAGTGATGGCTGTTCAGAATTACGATCCATCTGGAATGAAGGGAAAAGAAGTGGTGCTTGCAGGAACAACTCTAGAGGAGAGACATGCTGCAGAACAAGCAACCAAAGAACACAGCAGTAAATCAACAGAAAATGAAGTGACGGCTGTTCAGAATTATGATCCATCTGGAATGAAGGGAAAAGAAGTGATGCATGCTGGAACTGTTCGTACTATAGGAGGCACACAACCCAGTCTATGGAATTCTATGATTGGTGAAAGAAGGGATCCACAAAGAAAGTTAATGGGTGGAGGTGAATACAACGGTGACAACGCCATCACGAGAACTCAACAACAACTGGCTGGAGCCAAAAGAAGTGGTGATTTTGCAGGCATTAGTTCAACTTCTCAGCTCCACTTTAGAAGGAGGAGCGAAACAAGTTTATTCGCACCACTCTTCCATGAGAATAACAATCTGAGGAATGCTCAAAATATGTTGGTAAGATCATATGACAGAACAAGTCAAGTGCCTTGGAATGTTCATAATGCTGAAGTTGTTTTTCCCATGGCATCTCTTACCCCATCTTCTCGTATGGCATGTATCGATAACATGTCACTGGTTCAACTCAAAGCCTTGGCAAGTCAACTCAATATAGTTGGTGTGTCCAAAACTCGAAAGGCTGACCTGCAACAACTGCTTCGCACTAAGCTGCAAGCTCAAGATTGGCCATGA